TGCTGCACGAATTAAGCAATGCGCGTTAACTCTTTTACTGGCTGAATCGTTTTTGGAGTGTGTCAATATGCATTTTTTTCCTGGCCAACGTTGGATCAGTGATAGTGAATCAGATCAAGGTCTTGGTACAGTTACCGGTGTCGAAAATCGTCATGTCACGATAATTTTTACCGCCACTGGTGAAGCGAGAAAATATGCAATCGACAATGCGCCATTAACCCGCGTAGTTTTTAATCCTGGTGATTTGGTGCCAAGCCATGAAGGCTGGATGCTAAAAGTTGAAGATGTCATCGAGCAAGGTGGCTTACTTTCCTACACAGGCACACGCGTTGATACGGGCGAGCAAATCCAGTTAAAAGAAGTGATGATAGATCACTTTATCAAGTTCAATAAGCCGCAAGACCGCTTAATCAATGGCCAAGTAGATCGCCTTGACTGGTTCCGTCTACGCAAAGCCAGCCTTAAACATCAATACGAGCAACAACAGTCACCGCTAGTTGGCTTAGCGGGCGGTCGCGTTAGCTTAATTCCACACCAACTTTATATCGCTGAAGAAGTCGGTAGCCGATTCGCGCCAAGGGTATTGCTTGCCGATGAAGTTGGTTTAGGTAAAACCATTGAAGCTGGTTTGATTATCCATCAACAACTCGTCACAGGCCGCGCCCAACGTGTGTTGATTGTGGTACCTGATTCGCTAATGCATCAATGGCTCGTAGAAATGCTACGCCGCTTTAACTTAAAGTTTGCTATTTACGATGAAGAGCGCTGCCAGCAAAGTGGCGACGAGAACCCGTTTAGCGCCGAGCAATTAGTCTTAGTAAACCTAAGTTTCATCACAGAAAGTCCGCAATGGTACGAAGCACTCATTGCCGAAGACTGGGACTTAATGGTTGTCGATGAAGCGCATCACCTTAACTGGTCAAAAGAAGCACCTAGCATTGAATACCAGTGTATTGAACAGCTTGCACAAGTGATCCCAGGTGTATTGCTATTAACAGCAACGCCAGATCAATTAGGCCACGAAAGCCACTTTGCCCGTTTGCGTCTGCTTGACCCTGATCGTTTCTACGATTACCAAGCCTTTATTGAAGAAGAAAGCCACTACACCGAAGTTGCCGATGCTGCTAATGCCTTAGTTGCCAAACAAGCGCTAAGCGCAACACAGAGCGAAACGCTGAAAAAGCTACTACATGAAACTGATATTAGCAGCCAGCTAGCCGAACTAACGGGCGATGATGAAAAGGTGCAAGAAACGGCGCGCCAAGGCTTAATTAAGCAATTACTCGATCGCCATGGTACTGGGCGCATTCTGTTTAGAAACAGCCGTAATACCATTAAAGGCTTCCCAGAGCGAAAAGCACTGCCTGCGCCACTTACCTTGCCAGAAGCTTACCAACAAAGTATCAATGATTTAGTCGCAGATAAATCAGCCGACGAGTTAGTAGAACTTAAACAAAGTAAGCTCTTAAACACGCCAGAGCGTCTATACAGCTTAAGCTCAGCAACAAGCAATTGGTATGATATCGACCCTCGCGTTGACTACTTAATTGACCTATTAAAATCACTAACTCAAGAAAAAGTGTTAGTAATTTGTGCCCATGCCGATACAGCGATTGAGCTCGAAAACGCCTTGCGCGTAAAAGAAGGTATTCGCGCGGCGGTATTCCACGAAGGTTTAAGTATTTTCGAACGTGACCGCGCCGCTGCTTACTTCGCCCAAGAAGAAGATAGCGCACAAGTGCTGCTTTGTTCAGAAATAGGTAGTGAAGGCCGTAACTTCCAGTTCGCTCACCACTTGGTGTTATTCGACCTGCCAACTAACCCTGATTTATTAGAGCAGCGCATTGGTCGTTTAGATCGTATTGGTCAAACACAAACCATCAAGTTACATATCCCGTATTTTGAGCAATCACCACAAGCGCTGCTCTACCGCTGGTACCAAGAGTCATTAAATGCCTTTGAACACACTTGTGTAACGGGTCGTGCGGTATTTGAAAGCCATGGCAGTGAGTTACAAGCGGCAATGTTTGCGCAAAACTGGCAAGGTGATGCCATTGATGCTGTGATTGAAGCAAGCCATCAGCAACATCTAACCATCAAGCAAGAGCTTGAAAGTGGCCGTGACAAATTGCTCGAGCTGAATTCAAGTGGCCAAGGCCGCGCGCAAGAAATTGTTGAACAGGTAGCAAAATTAGATAACCAAATCGACTTGCCACAGTATATGTTCCAAGTGTTTGATGTTTTTGGTATTCAGCAAGACGACAAAGCTGACAATGCCATTGCCCTAAACCCAACTGAGCATATGCTATCGCCAAACTTCCCGCAGTTACCGGAAGATGGCACCACAGTGACCTTTGATCGCGAAACTGCCTTGGCATGTGAAGACTACCAGCTACTTTCATGGGATCACCCTATGGTGCGTGGCGCGATGGATTTAGTGCTCAGCGACGAAATTGGTAACGCCAGCATCGGTTTATTGAAAAACCCAGCACTGCCCGTTGGTACATTCTTCCTAGAGTGTATTTTCACCGTTGAAGCAACGGCGCCAAGCCACTTGCAACTGGGCCGTTACTTGCCAACTACGCCGATTCGCGTGTTAGTGGACAAAGCGGGGAATAACTTAGCGAGCAAGGTGTCTTCACAAGTGCTTGAGCAGCAATTAACGCCAGTGAAAAAGCAAGTGGCGACTCAGCTGATTAAAGCACTAAAAGGTGAAGTGCCTGCATTGGTGACTAAAGCAGAAGCACATGCACAAGCGCAAATTCCGGCGATCACACAAAAGGCTAACGCCAATATGCATCAAACACTTGATCAAGAGTTTGATCGCCTTCAAGCATTAGCGGCGATTAACCCAAGTGTTCGCCAAGCAGAGCTCGACTTTATTAAAACGCAGCAAAGCCAATTAACTGATTACTTAGCCAAAGCACAGTTAACCTTTGAAGCAATTCGCTTGATTGTGGTGACTCACTAAACCGAGTATTTGCAGAGTTTGTTGTTATGGTAGCCAATCCTGATTTTATCTATCGACCACCAATGTCACCTTATTTAGACATCATCTATCGAGACGATGACTTGGTAGTGCTAAATAAGCAAAGTGGCATTTTATCGGTGCCCGGTCGTTTAGCTGAACATCAGGACTGTTTACAACACCGCGTAATGTCGGTCCTGCCGACAGCAACTATAGTACACCGCTTAGATATGGCGACATCAGGTATTATTGTGATGGCACTTAATAAAGCCGCTCATGTCGATATCAGTCGCCAGTTCGAAAAGCGTCAAACTCAAAAAAGCTACCTTGCTCGCGTCTATGGTCAACTAGACGAGCCTTCAGGTGAAGTAGAATTGCCGCTCATTTGTGACTGGCCTAATCGCCCTAAGCAAAAAGTCGATCATGAGCACGGTAAAAAAGCGCTGACCCGCTACCAGCTTATCCGCCAAGAGAGCGAAACTGCCTTGGTTGAACTAACGCCAGTGACTGGCCGCTCTCATCAATTACGGGTGCATATGTTAGCCCTTGGTCACCCAATTATTGGCGACCGCCTCTATGCCCATGACCAAGCATTAGCACTAAGCAATCGTCTGCAACTACATGCCCACTCTTTGACCTTTGCACACCCTGTAACTAAAGAACGTTTAACCTTTACCGCACCTTGCCTGTTTAAAGACCATATTCCACAAGCCTAAAGGCGTGTTAGTATTGGCCGATAACCTGTTTGCATGTCGCCAACTGCTTGGTACATGGTTTATTCGGTAGATAGTTACTCGGTAGGTAATCGATAAGTGAAGCATTCTATTTCTGTCATTTTCTTTTTCGCGATTAGTTTTTTACTAAGCACAACAAGTGTTAACGCACAGCAAGCCCCTGATGCAGATCAGGCTGCTAGCGACAGTGCTATGCAAGATAAGTCAATGCAAGAAAAGAACATGCAAGACAAAAACATGGCCGACGGTGATATGAAAAGTAGCGACATGGCTGGTAAGGGCATGGCTGATGACCAATCCAACATTCGCCCACCAGTTTCACTTATCGAGCAGTTTACCCAAGACATAGAACGAAGCCTTGATAGTGGTCTAGTCAACCCTATGCTGGCAGGTACCGAAGATTTTCTGACCATTCTGCAGCCTGACAATCACAGTACCGATCGCGGTATCGCGATTTTACTACCTGAATGGAACCAAGCAGCAACAGATACTCGTGCCATTAATTATTTGCGGCAGCACCTGCCCAATGAAGGCTGGACAACGATTGCGATCCAACCTATCACTAAACCGGAAAACTACCCTAGCCAGCAACTAAAACCTTCGCTAGCTGCTGAAGAAAACAAGGAAATGTTGACGAAATACGCTGAGCAACTAGCGCCCATGCTTACTAGTGTGATGGAGAAAGCAGCGGAGTACCCCGGTGTATTCTTAGTAATAGCGCAAGGAAATAACGCTGCAATTTTGCTTGATTTGTATGAACAAGCCGCCGTTGAACAGCCCAATGCCTTGATTACCTTGAGCGCTCATCGGCAAAGCGCGGCAGGTAATCAGCGTTTAGCAGAGCAGATTGCAGGCTCTGAGCTACCTGTATTAGATATTGTCCTGAAAAAAGACGTTCACTGGATCAAATACTTTGCTCAAGACCGACAAAAAGCCGCTAAGCGTGAATTAAAGCCCATCTATCGCCAACGAGAGTTAACCAACTTTCGCGCGGGCTATTACCCAGAAGAGCGCTTAGCAAAAGAAATTAAAGGTTGGCTGACCACCGTTGGTTGGTAGGGTTAGAAGTAGCGTAAACCACAACTAACCGATAACCAGAACTAATCGATAACCAGAAAATCTATTCGCTAATTCAATTTATCATTTTTCCAGTATTTAGTACCTTGCAGTGTCGCCTGCAATGCTAGGCCATTTTCCGTCATCTGATAAACGTCCACTTCCTTGATAACAGTTACCGCAGCGCTGCCCTCACTACCTTTTTTACCAGATTTAGCGGCGGCATCCGCTTGACCAGAAAAGTCCCAGCCGTATTCAACAAAATTATTCAGTGCTTTTTTCGAATGAAACACAAACACCGCGCTAAAATCTTTAACACCTAAGCCGATACCCACGCCTGCCGTACCCATTTTCATATAAATGTCTTGACCTGTAGCGTTATCTCGAACCACACCACTACCGCCGCCTGCAGAGAGAAAAATCAAATTAACACCGATATTTGAAAAGGTTGCGTAGCCAGCCGCTTTGCGAATAAGTGCCTTGGTGCTTGGCTCTTCTTTATAGAGTCGCTGCAGTATTTGCGTGCGCATCTCGTTAATTTCCTTGCGATCTTCATCAGCACTTGCCAAGGCAGCCTTAGGCGAAAGGCAAGCAAGTAGCGCTGCACAAGCAAATAATTGAATTTTTAAAGGCATTGATAAAGTCATTAAGTGCTCCTGTAATAGCTCAAAAGCATTCTTTAATAGTTTCTTTTATTTATACTAGCAGAGGCCACTGGCACTGTTGCAAAAGGCAGAGTTTTAATAGAATTCTGGCTTACAAATGACGATTAATAAGATCGTAAGCGGCTTGAATATCCTGAGTTTTTTGTTTGGCTAATTCCATCATTTCTGCAGGTAAGCCTTTGGCAACAAGTTTGTCTGGGTGATGCTGAGACATCAGTTTTTTATAGGCTTTTTTCACTTCTTGTTTAGACGCAGATTCACTCACACCAAGCACTTTATAAGCATCTTTTAACAATGACTTAGAACCGGTTTGTCTACTGTGCTGGCCACCTCGACTTTGTTGCTGTTGATGGCGTTGGAAAGATTCACCAGCAATAATCATTTCCAGTAATCGATCTAAATCTTGTGCCGAAAAACCTAAATGACCAGCAATTTTATGCAGTACTTCACGTTCCGCAGGGTCAAGTGAACCATCAGCAAAAGCAACTTGGATTTGGATTTCCAAAAACATTAACATCAAGTCATTGCGGGCACGACAGCTTTGCTTAAATTTTTGCAAACGCTCTTTTAGCGGAAAACCAGCAACTTTACCTTCTCGGAATGCTTCTTGGGCTTGCTGACGTAATTCTCCTTTCAAACCCAGCTTATTCATATAGGCGGTAGCAAAAGCAATTTCGTGCTCGGTAACTCGTCCTTTGGCTTTTGCGATATGGCCCATGACAGAAAAAGAGGTATAGAAAAATGCCGCTTGGCGAGTCATTTCATCCTGCTCGTTAACACTGAAGCTTTCGAAATTCAGGCCGACACCCTTGTCAAATCTGTGGCCTAGCCATAGGCCAAGTAGCGCACCAAATATATTTTTAGTGAGCATAAAGCCAAATAGAAAGCCTAGTAACTTACCCCAAATTCGCATCTTTGTTCCTACTCTTTATCCTTAGTTTGTTTTTGCTGTAAGCCTTGTGAATATGCTTATTCCGCTGTTTGGTTGAGCAAGGCTAATCGCTCTGGCGTACCCACATCTGTCCAGCCAATATTTAATAACTCACCCGAAATTCGATGCTGCGCCGCTAAAGCACGCAGTGATGGCCCTAATGCTAATTTTTGAGCTGTTTCGCTCGCCAGTGCGCTAAAAAACGCTGGTCGATAGAGGGCAATACCACTAAAAGTAAACCGCGTTGCATTGTCAGCAAAATCATTTATGACCAGCCCGTCATGCAAATAAAAGTCACCTTCTGGGTTATGTTCAGGATTTTCAACAAGCCACAAGTGCGCCAATTTATCTTCTGCTAGCTTAGGTAGCTGAGTAAATTGACCAGACAAAAACACATCGCCATTAATCACTAAAAATGGCTCTTGTGCTGCATTTGCCGTTGACTCCTCTTCAACTAAGCTCTGGTCTATTAGAAGTGGCAATGCTTTAATGATGCCACCAGCAGTTTCTAATGCGCCATCAGACTCAGCACTATAGTGAATGTTTACGCCATATTTACTGCCATTACCTAGCTTTTGTGGGAATTGCTCTCCTAGCCACGCATGGTTAATTACCACGTCAGTAATACCAAGCTGATTGAGCTGCTCTAGGTGATATTCAATTAGTGCTTTTCCTTTAACTTCAAGCAAGGGCTTAGGCGTATGGTCAGTTAATGGTCTCATTCGCTCACCACGGCCAGCCGCTAATATCATGGCTCTCACGAAACTTGCTCCTGATTAAGCTCAGCAACGGCAGGTATCACTCGGCTTTCAACAAATTGTGCTAACGGCGTAAGCTCTTCGTACTGGCTGGCAATATCAACAATATAAGATAAGGTAAGTGGGATATCTTTGATATAACCCGCTTTGTTATCCCGAAGCAGCAATCGGGCAAAAATACCACTGGCTTTGATATGGCGTTGCAAGCCGGTTAGATCGAACCAGCGTTGCCAAGTGGTAAACGGAATGTCGGCTAGCGATGTTGTTACACTGGCTTGCGACATTTGCGCGACAAAATATTCGAACAGTGGCGCTATTTGCTCCGCAGGCCATTTAACATAGCAGTCACGTAACAGTGACACCACATCATAAGTAATCGGGCCAAGTACAGCATCTTGGAAATCAATCACCCCAAGCTGAGCGGCGCTGCTCTGCTTGTCGCCTAGCACCATTAGGTTACGACTGTGAAAGTCGCGATGCATAAACACTTGCGGCTGCTCTAGAGTGTTATCAACAAGGCAAGTAAAGCTTTGCTCAAGCATTGCTTGTTCGTCAGCACTTAATGTGAGCCTTAAATACTTCGCCAGTAACCACTCAGTAAATATCGACAGCTCAGTTTCCACAAATGCGCGATCAAATACAGGCATATCAGGTGTTTTTACGGTCTGCGCAATACTTGGCAATAAATCAATGGCCTCTTTATACCACGTTGGCATCGACTCATCGCTTAGTACATCAGCCAATAGACAACGACCAAAGTCCTGTAAGCAGAAAAAGCCCTTTGCTAAATCATAGGCATAGATTTTAGGTACGTTAATACTATGCTCGGCAAGCTGATTGGCAATCGCTAAAAATGCACTGTTATTGCAGTATTTAGGAGGGGCATCAACCGCAATATAATCAACGTTTTGAAAACTAAATCGATAATAGCAACGAAAGCCTGCATCACCCGTCATGGCGACTAATTGAGGTGACGAGAATCCCGATTGTTCAAGCCATTGAGCTAGTTCATGAATGCGGGGTACTGCGTGGGGAACTGAAGACAAGAAAAATCCCTGAATATAAAATGGTTGAATACTAAAAAGTCAATATAACCAATTAGCGAGTTATTGAAAATTACGATATTATAACGGGATTTAGCAAAACAATAACAATCAAACGCAACAGTGTGTGGATAACCGACCTGTTTTTGTGCTGTAAATTAACCTCGGGATCTGAATGCCTTTTCCAACTAAAAAATTGTTATTAGCGAGTAGCTGTTACCTTATTGTCTCGCCAGCGATCGCACAACAAACTGCTGAAGCTCCAACCGGTCTGATTTGTCCATTACCTGAATTTGATGTCATTCAAGCACCAGTGCAGGCGGTGGAAAAAGACAGCATCAGTATCAGCTCTCGCACCACTAGCATTGAAAAAGACCAAGTTGCGGTTTTTCGTGGTGGCGTTACTTTAGTAAAAGACGATCAGAAAATTAGCGCAGATGAAATTGCCTTTGATCGCCTAAAAGCGCAAATTAATGCCTCGGGCACCATTCACTTTCAAAACAGCGGCGTTAACGTATTTGCTAACCAGTTGTCAGCCTCAGAAGCCGACAATTCAACTGCCTTAGCTGATACTTCCTATTATCTAGCAGACAACCCTGGCCATGGTAGCGCTGGTAAGCTAGTCATTACTGCTGATGGTAATTTGGCTTTACTCGATTCCACTTTTACCACATGTCACGGTGAAGTGCCTGATTGGCAAATTAAAGCCAGTGCCATCAATATTTCGGTTGCCGAGAACCAAGGTGAAGCATACAACGCCAGACTAGAGCTATTTGAAGTTCCTGTGCTTTACGTGCCTTATTTTTCCTTTCCGGTCACGAACGAGCGTAAATCAGGGTTACTTGAACCTACATTTAAATCTTCAGGCAACTCAGGGGTTCAAATTGAACTGCCTTATTACTTAAACCTGGCTGAAAATTACGATGCCACCATTACGCCGCGATATATGTCAAAGCGCGGCTTACAATTGCTCACTGAGTTTCGTTATTTGGTCGACGATCAATTTGGCCAAATCGACCTCGAGTATTTGCACAAAGATGACGAAATTCAAACCAATAATGACGCGCGTTATTTGTGGCGCTATCAGCACATTGGTAACTTCTCAGAAAACTTCCGTGCTCACATTGATTATACATCGATAAGTGATGATAACTACCTCGTCGATATTGGTAGCAGTCATTACAACGACAATGATGCCTACTTGTATCAGTTAGGCGAACTCG
The nucleotide sequence above comes from Thalassotalea euphylliae. Encoded proteins:
- the rapA gene encoding RNA polymerase-associated protein RapA, whose product is MHFFPGQRWISDSESDQGLGTVTGVENRHVTIIFTATGEARKYAIDNAPLTRVVFNPGDLVPSHEGWMLKVEDVIEQGGLLSYTGTRVDTGEQIQLKEVMIDHFIKFNKPQDRLINGQVDRLDWFRLRKASLKHQYEQQQSPLVGLAGGRVSLIPHQLYIAEEVGSRFAPRVLLADEVGLGKTIEAGLIIHQQLVTGRAQRVLIVVPDSLMHQWLVEMLRRFNLKFAIYDEERCQQSGDENPFSAEQLVLVNLSFITESPQWYEALIAEDWDLMVVDEAHHLNWSKEAPSIEYQCIEQLAQVIPGVLLLTATPDQLGHESHFARLRLLDPDRFYDYQAFIEEESHYTEVADAANALVAKQALSATQSETLKKLLHETDISSQLAELTGDDEKVQETARQGLIKQLLDRHGTGRILFRNSRNTIKGFPERKALPAPLTLPEAYQQSINDLVADKSADELVELKQSKLLNTPERLYSLSSATSNWYDIDPRVDYLIDLLKSLTQEKVLVICAHADTAIELENALRVKEGIRAAVFHEGLSIFERDRAAAYFAQEEDSAQVLLCSEIGSEGRNFQFAHHLVLFDLPTNPDLLEQRIGRLDRIGQTQTIKLHIPYFEQSPQALLYRWYQESLNAFEHTCVTGRAVFESHGSELQAAMFAQNWQGDAIDAVIEASHQQHLTIKQELESGRDKLLELNSSGQGRAQEIVEQVAKLDNQIDLPQYMFQVFDVFGIQQDDKADNAIALNPTEHMLSPNFPQLPEDGTTVTFDRETALACEDYQLLSWDHPMVRGAMDLVLSDEIGNASIGLLKNPALPVGTFFLECIFTVEATAPSHLQLGRYLPTTPIRVLVDKAGNNLASKVSSQVLEQQLTPVKKQVATQLIKALKGEVPALVTKAEAHAQAQIPAITQKANANMHQTLDQEFDRLQALAAINPSVRQAELDFIKTQQSQLTDYLAKAQLTFEAIRLIVVTH
- a CDS encoding RluA family pseudouridine synthase — translated: MVANPDFIYRPPMSPYLDIIYRDDDLVVLNKQSGILSVPGRLAEHQDCLQHRVMSVLPTATIVHRLDMATSGIIVMALNKAAHVDISRQFEKRQTQKSYLARVYGQLDEPSGEVELPLICDWPNRPKQKVDHEHGKKALTRYQLIRQESETALVELTPVTGRSHQLRVHMLALGHPIIGDRLYAHDQALALSNRLQLHAHSLTFAHPVTKERLTFTAPCLFKDHIPQA
- a CDS encoding DUF3530 family protein, which gives rise to MKHSISVIFFFAISFLLSTTSVNAQQAPDADQAASDSAMQDKSMQEKNMQDKNMADGDMKSSDMAGKGMADDQSNIRPPVSLIEQFTQDIERSLDSGLVNPMLAGTEDFLTILQPDNHSTDRGIAILLPEWNQAATDTRAINYLRQHLPNEGWTTIAIQPITKPENYPSQQLKPSLAAEENKEMLTKYAEQLAPMLTSVMEKAAEYPGVFLVIAQGNNAAILLDLYEQAAVEQPNALITLSAHRQSAAGNQRLAEQIAGSELPVLDIVLKKDVHWIKYFAQDRQKAAKRELKPIYRQRELTNFRAGYYPEERLAKEIKGWLTTVGW
- a CDS encoding YSC84-related protein; the encoded protein is MTLSMPLKIQLFACAALLACLSPKAALASADEDRKEINEMRTQILQRLYKEEPSTKALIRKAAGYATFSNIGVNLIFLSAGGGSGVVRDNATGQDIYMKMGTAGVGIGLGVKDFSAVFVFHSKKALNNFVEYGWDFSGQADAAAKSGKKGSEGSAAVTVIKEVDVYQMTENGLALQATLQGTKYWKNDKLN
- the djlA gene encoding co-chaperone DjlA; translation: MRIWGKLLGFLFGFMLTKNIFGALLGLWLGHRFDKGVGLNFESFSVNEQDEMTRQAAFFYTSFSVMGHIAKAKGRVTEHEIAFATAYMNKLGLKGELRQQAQEAFREGKVAGFPLKERLQKFKQSCRARNDLMLMFLEIQIQVAFADGSLDPAEREVLHKIAGHLGFSAQDLDRLLEMIIAGESFQRHQQQQSRGGQHSRQTGSKSLLKDAYKVLGVSESASKQEVKKAYKKLMSQHHPDKLVAKGLPAEMMELAKQKTQDIQAAYDLINRHL
- the murU gene encoding N-acetylmuramate alpha-1-phosphate uridylyltransferase MurU, producing MRAMILAAGRGERMRPLTDHTPKPLLEVKGKALIEYHLEQLNQLGITDVVINHAWLGEQFPQKLGNGSKYGVNIHYSAESDGALETAGGIIKALPLLIDQSLVEEESTANAAQEPFLVINGDVFLSGQFTQLPKLAEDKLAHLWLVENPEHNPEGDFYLHDGLVINDFADNATRFTFSGIALYRPAFFSALASETAQKLALGPSLRALAAQHRISGELLNIGWTDVGTPERLALLNQTAE
- a CDS encoding aminoglycoside phosphotransferase family protein encodes the protein MSSVPHAVPRIHELAQWLEQSGFSSPQLVAMTGDAGFRCYYRFSFQNVDYIAVDAPPKYCNNSAFLAIANQLAEHSINVPKIYAYDLAKGFFCLQDFGRCLLADVLSDESMPTWYKEAIDLLPSIAQTVKTPDMPVFDRAFVETELSIFTEWLLAKYLRLTLSADEQAMLEQSFTCLVDNTLEQPQVFMHRDFHSRNLMVLGDKQSSAAQLGVIDFQDAVLGPITYDVVSLLRDCYVKWPAEQIAPLFEYFVAQMSQASVTTSLADIPFTTWQRWFDLTGLQRHIKASGIFARLLLRDNKAGYIKDIPLTLSYIVDIASQYEELTPLAQFVESRVIPAVAELNQEQVS